CACCTGCCCGACCGGCGTCACTACCCACGACCCGCGCCTGCAGCGCGGCCTAGTGCCCCAGGACAAGGCCGAGCGGGTGGCGCACTTCGCCCGCAACATGGAGAAGGAGATCGCCATGATCGCCCATTCATGCGGGCTGCCGCAGCCGCGGGCGCTGCGCCGCCAGCACGCGCGGATGATGGTGGAGCACGGGCGCTCGATTGGTCTCGAGGAGCTTTATCCGGCGCCGCGGCCGCGTTCGATGGCCGGGTAAATCCCCGGCGCCGGGGCGCCCGATGGGTGTGCCCGCAGGCGCGCAGCTTCGCTGCGCGATGAGGGGAATCGCGCCGCAACGCCATCGCCCGGCACAGCCGGGCTCCTACAAAACCGGGCTCCTACAAAAACCAAAAACAGCGCGGCAGCTGGGTGCCGGCGTAGCAGACGGCAGCCTCAGCCGCCGTAGAACACCTTCTCGCCCAGATCCTTCATCCACAGCGTGGCGTCGTCGGCGCGCCCGGCCGGCTGCTGGCGTACCACCGCCTCGGTCACCTCGCCGATGAACACGCTGTGATCGCCGCGCTCGACGCTCTCGACCAGCGTGCATTCCAGGTATGCCGGCACGGCGTCGAGCACCGGCGCGCCGTTGCTGCCGTCCTGGTACGGCTGACCCGACAACAGGCCCGGCTCGGCCTGTACCGGCTTGAAGAACGCGAAGGCGATGCCGCCCTGCTCCTTGCCCAGAATGTTCAGGGCAAACCGGCCGCCGGCCTTGATGATGGCGTGTGCGCCGGAGTCGACCTTGACGCCGAGCGCCACCAGCGGCGGGGCGAATGACGCCTGCGTCACCCAGTTGACGGTGGCGGCGGCGAGCTGACCGTCCGGTGCCTTGCCGGTCAGCACGTACAGGCCGTAGGGGATCATGCGCAGGGCGGTTTTCTTGTGTTGCTCGTCCATCTTCAATCCTCCTGTTTCTTGTTGGAAGTGGGGTTTTGCAGCTCCGTGCGCACCCAGTCGGCCATGCGCCGGGCCCGGGTGAGCCATACCTCGGCCAGCTCGGCCGGCAGGTGATCGCGCACCGTCGCCTCGAACAGCCGCAGCCACGGATCGACCTGCCCGGGCCGCACGCCGAAATGGCGGTGCACGGTGTGCGGGTTGTAGACATCGTCCCGGTAGCGCTGGCCGCCCAGGTCGATCCACCAGAAGTGCCCGATGCGCGCTTTGACTTCGTCCCAGTCCCTGACCCCGGCGAAGGTGGGGCCAAGTTCCGGGTCGTGCCGCACGCGGTCGTAGAAATCCGCCACCACGGCGCTGATGCGTTCGCGCCCGAGCAGGGCGGCCAGGTCACGGTGAGTGGTCATCGTTTCGATCCCTGCGGCGCCCGATCACGGGACGGGCACGCTCCTGTGGGGCGGCCGGAAGGCGCGGACGTCTGCTCTTTTAAAGACCAGGCTGTCGGTGGTCGTGAGTCCGCGGCCTTCCAACATGGCGTCCCCTCATCGGCATGTGCACAGCAATCTACGCCCGCCGGGCGCGGCGGGCAAAGCCCCGCCCGCGCCGCCGACCTCGATCCTGGCGGCGCCCTGGTTGCCGGTCGCCAGGGTCAGGCGTGAAGCCCTTGACGGCGGTCAATGGCCGCCAGCGGCCCCCGCCCACAATGGCCGCACTGTCACGCCCACACGAGGTGCCGCCCATGTCCACTGCCGTTGCCACGGCCCCTGTCACCACCACGCGCCAGGAAGTCGAAGACCTGATCCACGCCTACGTGCAGTGCATCGACGACGACCGGCTGGAGGAATGGCCGGATTTCTTCGCCGACGACTGCCTGTACAAGGTCATCCCGCGCGAGAACGCGGATCTTGGCCTGCCGGTGGCGGTGATGTTCTGCGACAGCAAGGGCATGCTGCGCGACCGCATCGTGGCCCTGCGCAAGGCCAACATCTACGCGCCGCACTTCTACCGCCACCTGGTCAGCAACACCCGCATCCTGGGCGAGCAGGCCGGCGTCATCACGGCGCAGACCAACTACGGCGTGTTCCAGACCCTGCTGGACGGCGAGACGCGGGTCTACAACACCGGCAAGTACGTGGACAAGATCGTGCGTGTCAACGGCGCGCTGCGCTTCAAGGAGAAGCTGTGCATCTTCGACACCTATCGCATTCAGACCTTGATGGTCACCCCCATCTGAGCCAGCACAAGGAGTAATCAGTCATGGACGCACGCGTAAAACGGACCGGCGGACTCATCTGGCCGGAAGAAGGGGTCAACTCGGCCGTGCCCTACGGTGTATTCACCGAGCAGGCGGTGTACGACGAGGAGCAGGCCCGCATCTTCCGCGGCCCGACCTGGAACTTCATCGGCCTGGCGGCGGAAGTGCCGAATCCGGGCGACTACAAGGCCACCTTCGTCGGCGACACGCCGATCGTGATGACGCGGGACGAGAAGGGCGACATCCACGCCTGGGTCAACCGCTGTGCCCACCGCGGCGCGCTGGTGTGCCGTGAGCTGCGCGGCAACAACGCCGCCGGCACCTACACCTGCGTCTACCACCAGTGGTCTTTCGATGCCCGGGGTGATCTGGTCGGCGTGCCGTTTCGGCGCGGTCTAGGCGGCAAGGGCGGCTACCCGGCCGACTTCGACACCAAGCAGCACGGTCTGCGCAAGCTGCGGGTGGAGAACTACCACGGCGCGGTGTTCGCCACCTTCGACGACGCGATGCCGGGTTTCCAGGACTACCTGGGTGCCGATGGCGCCGTGGACCAGCACCTGCGGCGCGTACTGGAGGGCCGCGACATCGAGGTCATCGGTCACGCCCGCCAGTACATCCCGAGCAACTGGAAGTTCTATGCCGAGAACACCAAGGATCCCTACCACGCGAGTCTGCTGCACCTGTTCCACATGACCTTCGGCCTGTACCGGTCGAGCCAGGTGGGCGGGGTCAAGATCACCGGCGGTTGGCACACGGTGCTGTTCTCGCGCTCCGGCACGGACTCCGAGGAGGCCATCTCCGAGACCAAGGACTCGCAGCTGCGCACCTACCAGGCCGACAGCTACACGCTGGCCGACCCCTCGCTGCTGAAGGGTCGCAAGGGCGAGTGGGGCGACGACGTCACCCTGGTCATCATGTCGCTGATGCCGAACCTGGTCATCCAGCAGATCCAGAACACGCTCGCCGTGCGCCAGATCGTGCCCAAGGGTCGCGATGCCTTCGAGCTGGTGTGGACCTACTTCGGCTACAAGACCGACGACGAGGAGCTGCGCAACATCCGCCTGAAGCAGATCAACCTGATCGGCCCGGCCGGGCTGATCTCCATGGAAGACGGCGAGTCGTCCGTGATCTGCCAGCAGGCGGTGGTGCGCGACCAGAACGACTGGTCCTGCATCGAGATGGGCGGGCGCGACGTGAAGGACGCCGACCATCTGGTGACCGAAACCACCATCCGCGCCTTCTGGGACGAGTACCGGCAGCTGATGGGGTACTAGCGGCTCGCCGCCGCAGCGTCGGCACAGCGGGCACAATGGGCGCATGAATGCACCCTGCCCGCTGTGCCATCCGGACCGCGAGACCGTGCTGTGGCAGGACCGCTCGGCGCGCGTGGTGCTTGTCGGCGACCCGGCCTATCCGGGCTTTTGCCGGGTGATCTGGCAGGCGCATGTGGCCGAGATGACGGACCTGGCGCCGGCACAGCGCCGTCATCTGATGGAACTGGTGTTCGGCGTCGAGACGGCGCTGCGTCAGGTGCTCAGGCCCACCAAGATCAACCTGGCGAGCCTGGGCAACCAGGTGCCGCATGTGCACTGGCACGTGATCCCGCGCTTTGCCGATGACGCGAGCTTTCCGGATGCCATCTGGGCGGCACCCCGACGCGCCGGGGGGCAGCGCAGTGTCGATGCAGCTGCCCTGCGTCAGGCCTTGCGCAGCACCTTGCCGGCCGCGGGCGAAACCGCCTGAGGCCAGCCCGCCGCGTCACCCCGCGCGGCGCAATGTCCGCGGCTGTGCCAGCGGCGCGTACAGGTAATCCCGCGTCAGCGGTACCGCGTCGGCTTCGGCCGCCAGTTGCACCTGTGCCACGGCCATGTCGTCCGTTTCGAAGGACGCTTCCGCGGCGGCCAGATAAAACTCCCACATGCGACAAAACTGCTCGCCCATGCGCTCGGCGACCTCGGCGCGATGGCGCTGAAAGCGGGCCTGCCAGGCGTTCAGGGTCAGCGCGTAGTGCCGGCGCAGCAGCTCCATGTCCATGACCTTCAGCGCGCTGTGCTCGATGCCGGCGGTCAGTTCCGACAGTGCCGGACTGTAGCCGCCGGGAAAGATGTACCTGCGCACCCAGGCGTTGGTGGTGCCCGGCGGACCCAGGCGGCAGATCGTATGCACCAGCGCCACGCCGCGCGGGCGCAGGCTGGCCGCCACCTGGCGGAAAAAGCGCGCGTAATACGGCCGCCCGACATGCTCGAACATGCCGACGCTGACGATGCGGTCGTACTGATCCGCATGTTCCCGGTAGTCCTGCAGCAAAAACTGCACGCGGCCCGACAAGCCGCGTTCCTGTGCGGTGCGCTGCGCGACCGCCAGTTGGGCACGGGACAGGGTCAGGCCGGTCACGTGCACGTCGTGGTGCTGCGCCAGATGCAGGGCCAGGCTGCCCCAACCGCAGCCGATGTCGAGCACGCGCTGGCCCGGCTGCAGGCGCAGCTTGGCGGCAATGTGCTCGGCCTTGGCTCGCTGCGCGGCCTCCAGGCTCAGCTGCGGCACCGCGAAATAGGCACAGGAGTAGTACATCTCCCGATCCAGGAACAGCCGGAACAGCCACTCGTCCAGATCGTAGTGATGGGCCACGTTGCGGTAGCTGGCCTGCACCCGGTTCCACTGCTGCAACAGTCCGCCCAGCAGGCGCCGCAGGCGCCCGCCGTCGTGGGCAAGCTCGCCGGCGTTTCGCATCAGCACCGCCAGCAGCGTCGCCAGCTCACCCGGCGGCGTGTCCCACTCGCCACGCATGTAGCTCTCGCCGAGCGCAAGCTCCGGGTTGGCGATGATGCGCCGCAGGCTGTCGCGGCGGGTGAAGGTCCAGCGCGCATGCGGCGGGCCACTGCCGAACAGGTGCTGGGCACCATCCGGCAATCGAAGTTCGAGCGTGCCACGCCGGATCAA
This Immundisolibacter cernigliae DNA region includes the following protein-coding sequences:
- a CDS encoding aromatic-ring-hydroxylating dioxygenase subunit beta; this translates as MSTAVATAPVTTTRQEVEDLIHAYVQCIDDDRLEEWPDFFADDCLYKVIPRENADLGLPVAVMFCDSKGMLRDRIVALRKANIYAPHFYRHLVSNTRILGEQAGVITAQTNYGVFQTLLDGETRVYNTGKYVDKIVRVNGALRFKEKLCIFDTYRIQTLMVTPI
- a CDS encoding SAM-dependent methyltransferase, whose translation is MKRELAVLGRLIRRGTLELRLPDGAQHLFGSGPPHARWTFTRRDSLRRIIANPELALGESYMRGEWDTPPGELATLLAVLMRNAGELAHDGGRLRRLLGGLLQQWNRVQASYRNVAHHYDLDEWLFRLFLDREMYYSCAYFAVPQLSLEAAQRAKAEHIAAKLRLQPGQRVLDIGCGWGSLALHLAQHHDVHVTGLTLSRAQLAVAQRTAQERGLSGRVQFLLQDYREHADQYDRIVSVGMFEHVGRPYYARFFRQVAASLRPRGVALVHTICRLGPPGTTNAWVRRYIFPGGYSPALSELTAGIEHSALKVMDMELLRRHYALTLNAWQARFQRHRAEVAERMGEQFCRMWEFYLAAAEASFETDDMAVAQVQLAAEADAVPLTRDYLYAPLAQPRTLRRAG
- a CDS encoding HIT family protein; this encodes MNAPCPLCHPDRETVLWQDRSARVVLVGDPAYPGFCRVIWQAHVAEMTDLAPAQRRHLMELVFGVETALRQVLRPTKINLASLGNQVPHVHWHVIPRFADDASFPDAIWAAPRRAGGQRSVDAAALRQALRSTLPAAGETA
- a CDS encoding flavin reductase family protein, yielding MDEQHKKTALRMIPYGLYVLTGKAPDGQLAAATVNWVTQASFAPPLVALGVKVDSGAHAIIKAGGRFALNILGKEQGGIAFAFFKPVQAEPGLLSGQPYQDGSNGAPVLDAVPAYLECTLVESVERGDHSVFIGEVTEAVVRQQPAGRADDATLWMKDLGEKVFYGG
- a CDS encoding aromatic ring-hydroxylating dioxygenase subunit alpha, with product MDARVKRTGGLIWPEEGVNSAVPYGVFTEQAVYDEEQARIFRGPTWNFIGLAAEVPNPGDYKATFVGDTPIVMTRDEKGDIHAWVNRCAHRGALVCRELRGNNAAGTYTCVYHQWSFDARGDLVGVPFRRGLGGKGGYPADFDTKQHGLRKLRVENYHGAVFATFDDAMPGFQDYLGADGAVDQHLRRVLEGRDIEVIGHARQYIPSNWKFYAENTKDPYHASLLHLFHMTFGLYRSSQVGGVKITGGWHTVLFSRSGTDSEEAISETKDSQLRTYQADSYTLADPSLLKGRKGEWGDDVTLVIMSLMPNLVIQQIQNTLAVRQIVPKGRDAFELVWTYFGYKTDDEELRNIRLKQINLIGPAGLISMEDGESSVICQQAVVRDQNDWSCIEMGGRDVKDADHLVTETTIRAFWDEYRQLMGY
- a CDS encoding group III truncated hemoglobin is translated as MTTHRDLAALLGRERISAVVADFYDRVRHDPELGPTFAGVRDWDEVKARIGHFWWIDLGGQRYRDDVYNPHTVHRHFGVRPGQVDPWLRLFEATVRDHLPAELAEVWLTRARRMADWVRTELQNPTSNKKQED